In Strigops habroptila isolate Jane chromosome 4, bStrHab1.2.pri, whole genome shotgun sequence, a single genomic region encodes these proteins:
- the SCT gene encoding secretin isoform X1 produces the protein MVFLMTGLWQLVIPMVVLSHFSASLPSRQRTERHADGLFHSELSKMNGNAFVRQLVKHLVGLKERSQRHSDGLFTSEYSKMRGNAQVQKFIQNLIGRKRSPPGPVNTYVQEREDENSNEELCFLRLYQSFLNTSHPEDDAREAAAVTSQYICPILMHLAADMKEDTESFD, from the exons ATGGTTTTCCTAATGACTGGTCTGTGGCAACTGGTTATTCCCATGGTTGTGCTCTCACACTTCTCAGCATCTCTTCCATCCCGGCAAAG GACTGAGAGACATGCTGATGGGCTCTTCCACAGCGAGCTCAGCAAGATGAATGGCAATGCCTTCGTGCGGCAGCTGGTCAAGCACCTGGTGGGCCTCAAGGAGAG GTCCCAGAGGCACTCAGATGGACTGTTCACCAGTGAGTACAGCAAGATGAGAGGAAATGCTCAGGTCCAGAAATTCATCCAAAACCTGATTGGCCGCAAGCGCAG CCCTCCAGGGCCAGTCAACACGTATGTGCAGGagagagaagatgaaaacagCAATGAGGAACTTTGCTTTCTGAGGTTGTACCAAAGCTTTCTAAACACCAG CCACCCAGAGGatgatgccagggaagctgctgcagttACCAGCCAGTACATTTGTCCCATCCTTATGCATCTGGCTGCAGACATGAAGGAAGACACAGAAAGTTTTGACTGA
- the SCT gene encoding secretin isoform X2, with the protein MVFLMTGLWQLVIPMVVLSHFSASLPSRQRTERHADGLFHSELSKMNGNAFVRQLVKHLVGLKERSQRHSDGLFTSEYSKMRGNAQVQKFIQNLIGRKRSHPEDDAREAAAVTSQYICPILMHLAADMKEDTESFD; encoded by the exons ATGGTTTTCCTAATGACTGGTCTGTGGCAACTGGTTATTCCCATGGTTGTGCTCTCACACTTCTCAGCATCTCTTCCATCCCGGCAAAG GACTGAGAGACATGCTGATGGGCTCTTCCACAGCGAGCTCAGCAAGATGAATGGCAATGCCTTCGTGCGGCAGCTGGTCAAGCACCTGGTGGGCCTCAAGGAGAG GTCCCAGAGGCACTCAGATGGACTGTTCACCAGTGAGTACAGCAAGATGAGAGGAAATGCTCAGGTCCAGAAATTCATCCAAAACCTGATTGGCCGCAAGCGCAG CCACCCAGAGGatgatgccagggaagctgctgcagttACCAGCCAGTACATTTGTCCCATCCTTATGCATCTGGCTGCAGACATGAAGGAAGACACAGAAAGTTTTGACTGA
- the CDHR5 gene encoding cadherin-related family member 5 isoform X2, producing MAVSHWLLTSVLLLLLFITHVSAQQGCSVSDSEVSVYENNPPGYVLTTIHVDPGFTVSIDASSQDAKFFTIQGSELQLAETVDYEENNVLMVTLICWNSDVMSNYLDVLVIILNENDNSPVFKQTNITQVVPEDTKVNATIIAREELSASDADQDTIFYELTTVVQDTEGYFAIKGVNNPEIYLRRALDYDKFKLTTLLLYARDRPVDSSDTTNTATATINILIEQSDTKPPWFLPCTFINTDNNICISSPYTGRVNISEVSTEPLILEPGPIYAIDPDYTINERIVYSIVGGNTDDVFLVDADTGNLTMNKAATSPDGFLLQVMATQVNNIQKYSVASVEIKVVNKSEHPPYFENKIYSGTTFVGLSPGSFVFQAGDSSSPLMITAADDDFPDKVNPNIEYYIKNSTDFTATRDGFILTNVVLQSPETVTIEAVGKDTVSLQEASTVIMVEVVRATAGAVTSSDKAYTAQDMAILGGILAALLLLALVFLGVMIYKQYRKRVKYLIRKKSQSYNQDSLPDVSTKQHEASENGSVQSMARVLEQPALPLPSSNAEVINSPPEASVASTITFDQEEKKEEVEDTEPKKEVKSILKTDRHVADYGYKAVWFKTSGDPEAGETVEVIEDNAVDSDDESDQDLQKKEEEEEDYDKNDHYRGLGASLD from the exons ATGGCTGTTTCTCACTGGCTCCTcacttctgtgctgcttctgctgctcttcataACACATGTTTCAGCACAGCAAG GGTGTTCTGTCAGTGACAGTGAAGTAAGTGTTTATGAAAATAACCCTCCTGGCTATGTGCTGACCACCATCCACGTGGATCCAGGCTTCACTGTGTCCATTGATGCTTCTTCCCAAGATGCCAAATTTTTCACAATACAGGGGTCTGAGCTGCAGCTGGCTGAAACAGTGGACTATGAG gaaaacaatGTGCTGATGGTGACCCTGATTTGTTGGAACTCTGATGTGATG AGTAATTACTTGGACGTTCTGGTGATCATTCTCAACGAGAACGACAACAGCCCGGTGTTCAAGCAAACCAACATCACCCAAGTTGTTCCTGAG GATACAAAAGTGAATGCAACCATTATAGCCCGTGAGGAGTTAAGTGCCAGTGATGCTGATCAGGACACCATCTTCTATGAACTCACAACAGTAGTGCAG GACACAGAAGGTTATTTTGCCATAAAAGGAGTTAATAACCCAGAAATTTATTTAAGAAGAGCATTGGACTATGACAAATTTAAACTGACAACATTGCTGCTGTATGCACGG GACAGGCCTGTGGACAGCTCCGACACCACCAACACAGCTACTGCGACTATAAATATACTTATTGAACAGTCTGACACCAAACCTCCCTGGTTCCTACCCTGTACCTTCATTAACACGGACAACAACATCTGCATCAGCAGCCCCTACACTGGGAGGGTCAATATATCCGAGGTGTCG ACAGAACCACTCATCCTGGAGCCGGGGCCTATCTATGCTATTGATCCTGACTACACTATAAATGAAAGAATCGTGTATAGTATTGTTGGTG gGAATACAGATGATGTATTCTTAGTGGATGCAGACACAGGGAATCTGACTATGAACAAAGCAGCCACTTCCCCAGATGGGTTCCTCCTGCAGGTGATG gCCACCCAGGTCAACAACATCCAGAAATACTCTGTAGCCAGTGTAGAGATTAAGGTCGTCAATAAAAGTGAGCATCCACCATACTTTGAGAACAAGATCTACAGTGGGACAACGTTTGTTGGACTGTCCCCAGGGAGCTTTGTCTTCCAAGCTGGTGATTCTTCAAGCCCCCTGATGATAACAGCAGCGGATGATGACTTCCCTGAt AAAGTCAACCCAAATATTGAGTACTACATAAAAAACAGCACTGATTTCACTGCAACCAGAGATGGATTCATCCTGACAAATGTGGTGCTGCAATCCCCAGAAACTGTAACCATTGAG GCTGTTGGAAAAGACACAGTGAGCCTGCAGGAGGCAAGCACTGTGATCATGGTGGAGGTCGTGCGTGCCACAG cTGGAGCTGTAACCTCCTCTGATAAGGCATACACTGCTCAGGATATGGCTATCTTAGGTGGTATATTAGCAGCACTGCTATTACTTGCCTTAGTCTTCCTTGGAGTGATGATATATAAACAGTACAGAAAACGAGTCAAATACCTCATAAGGAAAAAG AGCCAGAGCTACAATCAAGATTCACTCCCAGATGTGAGCACCAAACAGCATGAGGCGTCAGAGAACGGCAGTGTCCAGTCAATGGCACGTGTACTGGAGCAACCAGCACTTCCCTTGCCCTCTTCCAATGCAGAAGTAATTAACAGCCCCCCAGAGGCTTCTGTAGCTTCCACCATCACCTTTGaccaggaagagaaaaaggaagaagtggaaGACACTGAGCCTAAGAAAGAGGTGAAGTCTATCCTCAAGACAGACAGGCATGTGGCAGATTATGGCTACAAAGCTGTGTGGTTTAAGACCAGTGGGGATCCAGAAGCTGGAGAAACAGTTGAAGTGATCGAGGACAATGCAGTAGATAGTGATGATGAGAGTGACCAAGATCtgcagaagaaggaggaggaggaagaagattATGACAAGAATGATCACTACAGAGGGCTGGGAGCGTCCTTAGACTGA
- the CDHR5 gene encoding cadherin-related family member 5 isoform X1 encodes MAVSHWLLTSVLLLLLFITHVSAQQGCSVSDSEVSVYENNPPGYVLTTIHVDPGFTVSIDASSQDAKFFTIQGSELQLAETVDYEENNVLMVTLICWNSDVMSNYLDVLVIILNENDNSPVFKQTNITQVVPEDTKVNATIIAREELSASDADQDTIFYELTTVVQDTEGYFAIKGVNNPEIYLRRALDYDKFKLTTLLLYARDRPVDSSDTTNTATATINILIEQSDTKPPWFLPCTFINTDNNICISSPYTGRVNISEVSTEPLILEPGPIYAIDPDYTINERIVYSIVGGNTDDVFLVDADTGNLTMNKAATSPDGFLLQVMATQVNNIQKYSVASVEIKVVNKSEHPPYFENKIYSGTTFVGLSPGSFVFQAGDSSSPLMITAADDDFPDKVNPNIEYYIKNSTDFTATRDGFILTNVVLQSPETVTIEAVGKDTVSLQEASTVIMVEVVRATAGAVTSSDKAYTAQDMAILGGILAALLLLALVFLGVMIYKQYRKRVKYLIRKKFSKEISGGFQSQSYNQDSLPDVSTKQHEASENGSVQSMARVLEQPALPLPSSNAEVINSPPEASVASTITFDQEEKKEEVEDTEPKKEVKSILKTDRHVADYGYKAVWFKTSGDPEAGETVEVIEDNAVDSDDESDQDLQKKEEEEEDYDKNDHYRGLGASLD; translated from the exons ATGGCTGTTTCTCACTGGCTCCTcacttctgtgctgcttctgctgctcttcataACACATGTTTCAGCACAGCAAG GGTGTTCTGTCAGTGACAGTGAAGTAAGTGTTTATGAAAATAACCCTCCTGGCTATGTGCTGACCACCATCCACGTGGATCCAGGCTTCACTGTGTCCATTGATGCTTCTTCCCAAGATGCCAAATTTTTCACAATACAGGGGTCTGAGCTGCAGCTGGCTGAAACAGTGGACTATGAG gaaaacaatGTGCTGATGGTGACCCTGATTTGTTGGAACTCTGATGTGATG AGTAATTACTTGGACGTTCTGGTGATCATTCTCAACGAGAACGACAACAGCCCGGTGTTCAAGCAAACCAACATCACCCAAGTTGTTCCTGAG GATACAAAAGTGAATGCAACCATTATAGCCCGTGAGGAGTTAAGTGCCAGTGATGCTGATCAGGACACCATCTTCTATGAACTCACAACAGTAGTGCAG GACACAGAAGGTTATTTTGCCATAAAAGGAGTTAATAACCCAGAAATTTATTTAAGAAGAGCATTGGACTATGACAAATTTAAACTGACAACATTGCTGCTGTATGCACGG GACAGGCCTGTGGACAGCTCCGACACCACCAACACAGCTACTGCGACTATAAATATACTTATTGAACAGTCTGACACCAAACCTCCCTGGTTCCTACCCTGTACCTTCATTAACACGGACAACAACATCTGCATCAGCAGCCCCTACACTGGGAGGGTCAATATATCCGAGGTGTCG ACAGAACCACTCATCCTGGAGCCGGGGCCTATCTATGCTATTGATCCTGACTACACTATAAATGAAAGAATCGTGTATAGTATTGTTGGTG gGAATACAGATGATGTATTCTTAGTGGATGCAGACACAGGGAATCTGACTATGAACAAAGCAGCCACTTCCCCAGATGGGTTCCTCCTGCAGGTGATG gCCACCCAGGTCAACAACATCCAGAAATACTCTGTAGCCAGTGTAGAGATTAAGGTCGTCAATAAAAGTGAGCATCCACCATACTTTGAGAACAAGATCTACAGTGGGACAACGTTTGTTGGACTGTCCCCAGGGAGCTTTGTCTTCCAAGCTGGTGATTCTTCAAGCCCCCTGATGATAACAGCAGCGGATGATGACTTCCCTGAt AAAGTCAACCCAAATATTGAGTACTACATAAAAAACAGCACTGATTTCACTGCAACCAGAGATGGATTCATCCTGACAAATGTGGTGCTGCAATCCCCAGAAACTGTAACCATTGAG GCTGTTGGAAAAGACACAGTGAGCCTGCAGGAGGCAAGCACTGTGATCATGGTGGAGGTCGTGCGTGCCACAG cTGGAGCTGTAACCTCCTCTGATAAGGCATACACTGCTCAGGATATGGCTATCTTAGGTGGTATATTAGCAGCACTGCTATTACTTGCCTTAGTCTTCCTTGGAGTGATGATATATAAACAGTACAGAAAACGAGTCAAATACCTCATAAGGAAAAAG TTCTCAAAGGAAATCTCTGGTGGTTTCCAGAGCCAGAGCTACAATCAAGATTCACTCCCAGATGTGAGCACCAAACAGCATGAGGCGTCAGAGAACGGCAGTGTCCAGTCAATGGCACGTGTACTGGAGCAACCAGCACTTCCCTTGCCCTCTTCCAATGCAGAAGTAATTAACAGCCCCCCAGAGGCTTCTGTAGCTTCCACCATCACCTTTGaccaggaagagaaaaaggaagaagtggaaGACACTGAGCCTAAGAAAGAGGTGAAGTCTATCCTCAAGACAGACAGGCATGTGGCAGATTATGGCTACAAAGCTGTGTGGTTTAAGACCAGTGGGGATCCAGAAGCTGGAGAAACAGTTGAAGTGATCGAGGACAATGCAGTAGATAGTGATGATGAGAGTGACCAAGATCtgcagaagaaggaggaggaggaagaagattATGACAAGAATGATCACTACAGAGGGCTGGGAGCGTCCTTAGACTGA